The Cytobacillus oceanisediminis genomic interval TCGGCATCATCGCCTTCCATAACTCAGCAGACTTTTCACAGTCATTGGAGGCTATAAATATTTCTTCAATTTTTTTATTTTCAAAGTTTTCATCAATAAAGCCAAGACGTCTCAGTTCTTCAAATCTTCTATCATCTTCCACACCCCAGTCAATAAAGAAAGGATATTTATAATTGGGGTTTTCTTTGAAAAACAGCATCTTCCATGATAGCATGCTTCCATCCTGCCTCTTTCTGCTTCCTTCAAAAATTGGATGGGTCTCAAAGCCCTTCCTCTTTAATTCAATCTTTAGGTCTTCAATTTTACTGGTTCGGAAGCAAAGCTGTCCGATGCCTTCCCCTAACGGGAGTTCATCTGTCAGCTGTTTAATGAGCGGGTTTTCAGCAGCAGCGGCAATATGATTTATTTCAATTGATAAAAATTCAATGTATGACTGCCCGATATATAAAAGGCTGTTATATGTCCCCCAGTTTTCATGGCTTCCTCCCAATACTGCTTTATAACCCGCATTCCTCCATTTTGCCACTGCTTCAGATGGATCAGCTTTAATAAAGTGGACGAGATGGTCTAGTGCCAGATTCATGAGCGGCTCCCTCCTTTATACAATCTATTTATATAAATCTTACCCGCGGTTTGTATTCGAGTCCACTATCAGCTGCTGAAATGCGCCAACCAAAAATGTCATCATAATGAAATAAATCTTTTCTATATAAAGGGTTCACAAAAACTTAAAAAACCTTTACAATAATTAAAAATAGAATATTCAATCCATTTAACCAGGAGGTATGCATAATGAAAATTATGAGTAATGAACAGCTGGTCGTCTCGTATCGTGATGCATTGAAGTCAGGGTCTGAAAAGGAATGGATTAGGATATTAAAGACGGAGATTCAAAAACGGGGATTGAAGCCGTTTAAAGAGTAAGTTTCAACTTAACTTTAATTTGCCAAATACTTAGTGGGTATGTAGAGCGGGAGCTATTCCCGCTTTTTTTTAATATTTTCGCACGGATTTTGGCAGTTTATTTGCTTTTTTAATATTTTCATATTCTTGTTCACTTAGAACCCCTAATCTCTTTAACACTGTACTATATTGGAGTATCTTCATTTGTCTTCTTCTCAAGCTCATCACCTGCTTTTTAATATAATATGCATAACAAGTACAATGTTTCCTTAATGCAAATAATTTTCGATAAAGAAAATAATAAAACCAGAGCGGATTCCGCTCTGGTTTTATTATGTTATTATGCTTCAAAAAGAAGGCTTTCTGGATCTTCAATCAGTTCCTTGACGCGTTTCAGGAATGTTACAGCTTCTTTTCCATCAACAATACGGTGGTCATAGGAGAGTGCGATATACATCATTGGACGGTTTTCCATTCTTTCAGCATCAATTGCAACCGGGCGCAATTGAATGGAATGCATTCCAAGAATACCAACCTGTGGTCCGTTCAAGATTGGCGTAGACATCATGGAGCCAAATACACCGCCATTTGTGATAGTGAAGCTTCCACCCTGCAGGTCTGATAAGGCAAGTTTGTTGTCTCTGGCCTTAATTGCAAGGTCCATGATATCCTTTTCGATTTCTGCAAAGTTTTTGCGGTCTGCATCACGTACAACCGGAACTACAAGACCTTCAGGTGCTGACACGGCAATACCTATGTCATAGAATTTTTTAAGGACAATTTCATTGCCTTGAATTTCAGCATTTAAATAAGGATTTTTCTTAAGGGCTGCAACTACCGCTTTTGTGAAAAATGACATGAAACCAAGTTTAACATCATTCTCTTCGAAGAATTTATCTTTGCGCTTCTTGCGAAGGTTCATCACATTTGTCATGTCCACTTCATTGAATGTAGTCAGCATCGCTGCAGTTTGCTGAACTTCTACAAGGCGGTTTGCAATTGTCTGTCGGCGGCGGGACATTTTGATTCGTTCCACTTCTTTTCCGCCGGCCTGCTGTTCTGCAGGTTTTGAAGCTGCTGCCGGTTTTTGCGGCTGAGCTTGCTGTTTTGCTTGATTTGGATTGAAGGACTCAACATCCTGGGTTCTGATTCTGCCCAGTGGATCAGCAGTCGGCACCTGGCTTAGGTCAATCCCTTTTTCTCTTGCCAGCTTGCGTGCTGCCGGAGAAGCGATCGGACGCTGTCCGCCAGCTTTTTCTTCAGCAGCTGGCTGTGCGGGCTGATCCTCTGCTTTAGGCTGTTCAGCTTTAGGCGCCTCAGGCTTTTCTTCCGCTTTTTCTGGAGCAGGCGCAGCTTGTCCGCTTTCATTAACGATAGCAATGGTTTCACCTACATTAACCGTGTCGCCTTCCTGGGCTTTGATTTCCTGTAAAACACCGCTATGTTCAGAGATTATTTCAACATTTACCTTATCAGTTTCAAGTTCTACAACATAGTCACCCTTATTTACAGTGTCACCAGGCTGTTTTAGCCACTGTGCCACCGTACCTTCTGTAATGGATTCCGCCAATTCTGGAACTATGATTTCTGCCACCTTAATTTCCTCCTTCATGCTTGCGTGTTAAAGTGAAACTTCAATCAGTGGGGGATTTTTCCCACTGATTGTTAGTTGAACCAATCGGGCCTATACGGGGAGTTTTACTGCCCGTTAGACTGCGATAGGGTTTCATCTATTATGCGTGCTTGTTCTTTCTTATGAACAGTCGGGTCACCTTCAGCAGGGCTTGAACGTCGTCTTCTTCCAATATAGGTGACGTCTATATCACTTCCGGCAATTTCTTTCAGTCTAGGTTCAACGAAATTCCATGCACCCATATTTTTTGGTTCTTCCTGAATCCAGACGATTTCTTCCACATTCGGATAGCGCGTTAAAATTTCTTTAATTTGATCCATTGGGAACGGATAGATTTCTTCCACACGTAAAATATGGAACCAATCCTGATCCTGGTAGTTTTTCAGGTTTTCGGATAAATCAATTGTGATTTTACCTGTTCCAAGAATGATGCGTTTAACTTTTTCGTGATTTTGACCAAGGCCAGGCTGTTCCATAACAGACTTGAATTCTCCTTCGCTCAATTCCAGTCCATTTGAAGCGACATTCGGATTGCGCAGCAGACTCTTAGGAGACATGATCACTAACGGGCGAACTTCCTCTTTTCCGAGAATGGCAGCCTGTCTTCTTAAGATATGGAAGTACTGTGCTGAAGAAGAAAGATTGGCAACTGTCCAGTTGTTTTCTGCTGCAAGAGTCAGGAATCTTTCCAGGCGTGCACTTGAATGTTCAGGTCCCTGTCCTTCATAGCCATGTGGAAGAAGCATGACAAGACCTGATTTTTGGCCCCATTTCGCACGGCCAGCAGCAATAAACTGATCAAACATTACCTGTGCCGCATTGGCAAAATCACCATACTGAGCTTCCCATAGAACAAGTGTTTCCGGAGCGAATACATTATATCCATATTCAAAGCCTACGACAGCAGCTTCAGATAATGGGCTATTATGCACAGCGAAAGATGCCTTGGCAGTTGAAAGCTTGTGCAAAGGTGAATACGCTTTTCCAGTTGTATGATCGTGCAGAACAACGTTTCTTTGTGCAAATGTACCTCTCTCGGAATCCTGGCCAGTCAGTCTGACAGGGGTACCATCAGATAAAATGGTTGCAAAAGCCAGTGTTTCGGCAAGTCCCCAATCAATCTTGCCGTCTCCTTCAAGCGCTTCCAATCTGCGCTGTAAAATTTTGCCGAGTTTATCAAACACTTTGAAATCCTCTGGCCATTTTAATAATTCTTCGTTAATTTGCTTTAATTTATCGACAGACACAGCTGTTTTAATTTTTGGCAGACCCTTTTCGACTGTTTCAGGTGGATTGGTTAACTCCGCCTCTTTCTTTTCATTTGGCACTTTTTCATAGGCAGCCTTCATTTTTTCCAGTACTTCATGATGAATGCCTTCTGCTTCCTCTTTGGAAATGATCTTTTCATTTAGAAGCTTATCAGCATACAGCGCTTTCACGGTTGGTCGCTTGCGAATAATGTTATACATAAGAGGATTAGTCGTCATAGGCTCGTCCATCTCGTTGTGCCCAAATCTGCGGTATCCGATTAAGTCGATAAGGAAATCTTTTTGGAATTTAGCACGATATTCACAAGCAATTCTTGCCGCTGCGACTACTGCTTCAGGTTCATCTGCATTCACATGAAGAATTGGCATTTCATACCCTTTGGCAAGATCACTTGCATATCTGGTAGAACGTGAATCATGTGATTCTGTTGTGAAACCAATTGTGTTATTGGCAATGATATGGATTGAACCGCCCGTATTATAGCCAGTCAGCTGCCCTAGGTTCAGTGTTTCTGCTACAATTCCCTGTCCTGGGAATGCTGCGTCTCCATGAATGATAATGGCTAAAGCAGCTTTTGGATCTACTTCAGGATAACCGGCCTTTGTTCTATTATCCTGTGAAGCTCTGGTGTAGCCCTCAACCAGTGAACCTACAAATTCAAGATGGCTCGGATTGTTTGCTAATGTCAGTCTGGCTATGGTCGTATTCTCATCTTTGATCTGTTTATCAAGACCAAGGTGATATTTAACGTCGCCTGTCCAGCCATAATTAATTCCGATAGATCCTTCGGAAGGAACCAATTCTTTATTTGGCGCATGCTGGAATTCCGCGAAGATCATTTCATACGGCTTTCCAAGCACATGTGCAAGAACATTTAACCTTCCGCGGTGGGCCATGCCGATATTAATCGTTTTGGCTCCATCAGAAACGGATTCAGAAACAATTTCATCCAGTAAAGGAACCATTGTATCAAGACCCTCAATTGAGAATCTTTTCTGTCCAACGAATGTTTTATGAAGGAACTTTTCAAATTCCTCAACTTCAGTCAGTCTTCTTAAAACTTTCAGTTTTTCCGCCTTCTGCATTGACAGTTTGTGGCTGTTGGCCCCTATTTTACGGCGAAGCCAGTCTTTTTCGTTTTCATCAAATATATGCTGGAATTCAAACGCAATTGGTCCCATATAAGCGCTTTTCAGGAATTCAATTGCTTCAAGTCCGTTGCGTAATGGATATGTGGCGTCTTTAGTAATGACCCCAGCAGGAATCTCTTTTAAATCATTTTCAGTTAAGCCATATTTGCTCAGTTCGAATAATGCACTTTCAGATTTATTGTTACCCAGCGGATAAATATCTGCAGCCAAGTGGCCATATGTGCGGATATTATCAGCAAGGCGAATTGCAGCAAGTGTTTTTTCAAGCTGTCCGGCATTCATTGGCTGATTTGCTGATGAAGCCATTTGCGGAGTTCCTTCACTCGCTAGAGGGGAACCATTTCTTTCAAAGTAGTCTTTCATTTCAGGATCGATAGAAGATGGATCCTCTAAGTATCTTTCATATAGTTCAATAACGTAGCCAAGGTTGGGGCCATGAAATCCTTGTTCAAAAGGTCCCTCACCATTCGATGGCTTTTTCATGGAAAATTACCTCCATAACTGTTTTTAAGTAAATAATTCAAATTCATTTTTCTCCCCTGAAAATACAATACCCATCTATAAGTTGCATTAACGTTTTATTTTTACGAATAATAATATTTTTCAGAGGATAAAACGTTTCCACAGTTATTCTAACACGGAAAATCTAGTTGTACAAAGATAAAAACATGAATATAGTGGAAAACTATTAAAAATTTTTTTAGTAATTACTTATTCTAATAAAATGTTTTGTTAAATGTTAAACAATTATAAATAAGAAATAACTGGGTGGTTTTTATAAGAGGCAAAAATAAAAAGCCGAAGTGCTGTTCGGCTTTAAAAAGTCTCAACTAAGTTAATATAGATTTGTTTGACTGCATTCGAATTTTTTCTGTTTTCTTTTAGGGAAGATTCAATTGCTTCTCTCGTTTCCACAGGAAAATCAAAATGGCCGCAAGTTGTACATTTTTCGAACATGGAACCAGAAACATTTACTTCAATGCCATCCATGGTCTGGAATACAGCTGGTCCTTCGGATTCCGCAAACCGGTGGCGGCAGTGGCTATGTTCTCGCATATTAGCTTCCCTCCAAGAGAAATTTCATTTGCCTTTATTATAAAACAAATATTCTGAACTTTAAAGCGATCCACTTCTAACATTTTATGCCAAGATTTTTCCAAAGAATAATTTGTGTAATTTTAAGGCACATTAAAATTATTCAAATTCAGGAGGTTTTTCCATGAATATTGGCAGAGCAAAAGAGATTGCTGAGTCTGCTGAAATGTACAGTGTTACTTTCAATGGCATCCCGATCATCATTCAGCATGTAGATGAGCAGACTAAGACAGCACGTATATACACAAAAGCAGATTCTGAAAAAGAAATGGATGTGCCGGTTAACGATTTGATTGAAGAATGAATACTTTAAAGAAACTTTCCAGAATGTGATGGAAAGTTTTTTTTTTCAAAATCCTCCTCATTCCCCCTTAAAAACGGACGCTTAGGGCAAAAGGACTCAAGACATCTGAGTGGATATTTTTTATAACATAAAATATTCAAAAAAGTGTTGACGATTAGCGGTTTACTGTAGTAAAGTTTAGAGAAAATTTAATATTTGATTTCTTATCCAGAGAGGTCGAGGGTAAGGCCCGACGACGCCTCAGCAACCAGCAATCATTTTTTTTGATTGAAAAGGTGCTAATTCCTGCAAGTTTCTTAAAAACTTGAAAGATAAGAAGAATGGCTGATCACATTAAAAAGTCTTCTTCTTATAGAAGGCTTTTTTTATTTTTTCTAAGGAGTGGTTACAAGCATGTATAAAATTGACACCAGATTAGCGCAAATCGGAAACAGGAGTGAGTCAGCAACAGGTGCAGTCAATCCGCCTGTATATTTTTCCACGGCATATCGCCATGAAGGCATTGGCCAGTCAACTGGCTTTGACTATAGCAGAACAGGCAATCCCACCCGCCAGCTGCTTGAAAAGGCAATCGCCGATCTGGAAGAAGGCGATCAAGGCTATGCCTGCAGTTCTGGAATGGCTGCAATTCTTACTATACTGTCTCTTTTTAAATCCGGAGATGAATGGATTGTATCCAAGGATTTATATGGCGGTACATATCGTCTGCTAGAACAGGGCTTCAAGAAGTGGGGACTTCAGAGCAAATATGTAAATACCAGCAATCCCGAAGATGTTGAAAATTTAATCACGGAAAAGACCAAGGCAATATTTCTGGAGACTCCAACTAATCCTCTGATGGAACAGACTGACATTCAATTGATAGCAGACATTGCCCAAAAGCATAATATCCTCCTTATCGTTGATAACACGTTTTATACCCCTCTCCTTCAGCAGCCGTTAAAGCTTGGAGCTGATATTGTCATCCATAGTGCAACAAAGTATCTTGGCGGGCATAATGATGTCCTTGCAGGATTAATTGTTGCAAAGGGCAAAGAGTTATGTGAGGCACTGGCTATGAACCACAATGCCGCAGGGGCTGTCCTTAGCCCTTTTGATTCATGGCTGTTGATCAGAGGCATGAAGACACTCTCTCTCCGCATGGAACGGCATGGAGAAAATGCGAAGGAATTAGCAGAATTTTTATCGGGCCACGATGCAGTAACCGATGTCCTTTATCCTGGCAAGGGAGGCATGATATCTTTCCGAATCAAGGATGAATCCTGGGTGAATCCATTTCTGCAGAGCCTCTCCCTTATCTCCTTTGCTGAAAGCCTTGGCGGAGTCGAGAGTTTCATAACTTATCCAGCAACACAGACACATGCGGACATCCCTGAAGAAATCCGCATTGAAACCGGTGTCTGTAATAGGCTTCTGCGTTTCTCGGTTGGAATCGAAAATGCAGAAGATTTGAAGGCGGATCTTGAACATGCTTTTGCAAAGGTTGTTAAGGAGGCAGTACGATGAGCTCGAACTACACATTCCAAACGAAATTGCTTCACAATAATCAAAAATTCGACCCGGAAACAGGAGCTGTCAGTGTACCGATCCAGCATGCCTCCACTTTCCATCAAAAAGATATTGATGCGTTCGGAAAATATGATTACAGCCGCAGCCTGAATCCAACAAGGGAAGCACTTGAAGAGGTCATCGCGGAGCTTGAAGAAGGTATTAGAGGGTTTGCCTTTTCTTCTGGAATGGCTGCCATTTCTACAGCATTCCTCCTCTTATCACAGGGAGATCATGTTGTCATTACAGAAGACGTATATGGCGGAACCTATCGCATGACAACAGAAGTCCTGTCCCGTTTTGGCATTGAGCACACATTTGTTGATATGACAAATCTTGAAGAAGTAAAAGAAGCAATTC includes:
- a CDS encoding VOC family protein encodes the protein MNLALDHLVHFIKADPSEAVAKWRNAGYKAVLGGSHENWGTYNSLLYIGQSYIEFLSIEINHIAAAAENPLIKQLTDELPLGEGIGQLCFRTSKIEDLKIELKRKGFETHPIFEGSRKRQDGSMLSWKMLFFKENPNYKYPFFIDWGVEDDRRFEELRRLGFIDENFENKKIEEIFIASNDCEKSAELWKAMMPISMADVYISSDGKEKRASIGIGSVKITFCQPLQDEGRAMEVLKKRGEKPFAVQFSPGLEKEITLFEADYF
- the sda gene encoding sporulation histidine kinase inhibitor Sda: MKIMSNEQLVVSYRDALKSGSEKEWIRILKTEIQKRGLKPFKE
- the odhB gene encoding 2-oxoglutarate dehydrogenase complex dihydrolipoyllysine-residue succinyltransferase, whose protein sequence is MAEIIVPELAESITEGTVAQWLKQPGDTVNKGDYVVELETDKVNVEIISEHSGVLQEIKAQEGDTVNVGETIAIVNESGQAAPAPEKAEEKPEAPKAEQPKAEDQPAQPAAEEKAGGQRPIASPAARKLAREKGIDLSQVPTADPLGRIRTQDVESFNPNQAKQQAQPQKPAAASKPAEQQAGGKEVERIKMSRRRQTIANRLVEVQQTAAMLTTFNEVDMTNVMNLRKKRKDKFFEENDVKLGFMSFFTKAVVAALKKNPYLNAEIQGNEIVLKKFYDIGIAVSAPEGLVVPVVRDADRKNFAEIEKDIMDLAIKARDNKLALSDLQGGSFTITNGGVFGSMMSTPILNGPQVGILGMHSIQLRPVAIDAERMENRPMMYIALSYDHRIVDGKEAVTFLKRVKELIEDPESLLFEA
- the sucA gene encoding 2-oxoglutarate dehydrogenase E1 component, with amino-acid sequence MKKPSNGEGPFEQGFHGPNLGYVIELYERYLEDPSSIDPEMKDYFERNGSPLASEGTPQMASSANQPMNAGQLEKTLAAIRLADNIRTYGHLAADIYPLGNNKSESALFELSKYGLTENDLKEIPAGVITKDATYPLRNGLEAIEFLKSAYMGPIAFEFQHIFDENEKDWLRRKIGANSHKLSMQKAEKLKVLRRLTEVEEFEKFLHKTFVGQKRFSIEGLDTMVPLLDEIVSESVSDGAKTINIGMAHRGRLNVLAHVLGKPYEMIFAEFQHAPNKELVPSEGSIGINYGWTGDVKYHLGLDKQIKDENTTIARLTLANNPSHLEFVGSLVEGYTRASQDNRTKAGYPEVDPKAALAIIIHGDAAFPGQGIVAETLNLGQLTGYNTGGSIHIIANNTIGFTTESHDSRSTRYASDLAKGYEMPILHVNADEPEAVVAAARIACEYRAKFQKDFLIDLIGYRRFGHNEMDEPMTTNPLMYNIIRKRPTVKALYADKLLNEKIISKEEAEGIHHEVLEKMKAAYEKVPNEKKEAELTNPPETVEKGLPKIKTAVSVDKLKQINEELLKWPEDFKVFDKLGKILQRRLEALEGDGKIDWGLAETLAFATILSDGTPVRLTGQDSERGTFAQRNVVLHDHTTGKAYSPLHKLSTAKASFAVHNSPLSEAAVVGFEYGYNVFAPETLVLWEAQYGDFANAAQVMFDQFIAAGRAKWGQKSGLVMLLPHGYEGQGPEHSSARLERFLTLAAENNWTVANLSSSAQYFHILRRQAAILGKEEVRPLVIMSPKSLLRNPNVASNGLELSEGEFKSVMEQPGLGQNHEKVKRIILGTGKITIDLSENLKNYQDQDWFHILRVEEIYPFPMDQIKEILTRYPNVEEIVWIQEEPKNMGAWNFVEPRLKEIAGSDIDVTYIGRRRRSSPAEGDPTVHKKEQARIIDETLSQSNGQ
- a CDS encoding H-type small acid-soluble spore protein, with the translated sequence MNIGRAKEIAESAEMYSVTFNGIPIIIQHVDEQTKTARIYTKADSEKEMDVPVNDLIEE
- a CDS encoding methionine biosynthesis PLP-dependent protein, which translates into the protein MYKIDTRLAQIGNRSESATGAVNPPVYFSTAYRHEGIGQSTGFDYSRTGNPTRQLLEKAIADLEEGDQGYACSSGMAAILTILSLFKSGDEWIVSKDLYGGTYRLLEQGFKKWGLQSKYVNTSNPEDVENLITEKTKAIFLETPTNPLMEQTDIQLIADIAQKHNILLIVDNTFYTPLLQQPLKLGADIVIHSATKYLGGHNDVLAGLIVAKGKELCEALAMNHNAAGAVLSPFDSWLLIRGMKTLSLRMERHGENAKELAEFLSGHDAVTDVLYPGKGGMISFRIKDESWVNPFLQSLSLISFAESLGGVESFITYPATQTHADIPEEIRIETGVCNRLLRFSVGIENAEDLKADLEHAFAKVVKEAVR